From Chloroflexia bacterium SDU3-3, the proteins below share one genomic window:
- a CDS encoding MBL fold metallo-hydrolase translates to MSDDLVIRFWGVRGSYPVPGPTTVRYGGNTSCVEIQAGIHTIILDAGSGIIPLGNELIRRSQAQGNRPVVATIFFSHMHHDHTQGFPFFEPAYIGASTLHILGPKVFEADLQETLTHAMLPPTFPISLDELASLKILRNLNETDVVLMGQNQHDVRVLNQYHEQVDPSPELVRVQVYHSYAHPKNGVHVYRISWRGKSVVYATDTEGYIATDQRLVKFAQGADVLIHDAQYRMEDYANQQRPRQGWGHSTPEMACDVAHASHVRQLVLFHHDPSYDDETIAENEERAQARFPNTCAAREGLEIRI, encoded by the coding sequence ATGTCTGACGATCTCGTGATCCGTTTTTGGGGGGTGCGAGGCAGCTACCCAGTGCCGGGGCCAACAACGGTTCGCTACGGTGGGAACACTTCCTGCGTTGAGATCCAGGCGGGCATCCACACCATCATCCTCGACGCAGGCTCGGGGATCATCCCGCTGGGCAACGAGCTGATCCGACGCTCGCAGGCCCAGGGCAACCGCCCGGTGGTGGCCACGATCTTCTTCAGCCACATGCACCACGACCACACCCAGGGCTTCCCCTTCTTCGAGCCGGCCTACATCGGCGCAAGCACCCTGCACATCCTCGGCCCCAAGGTCTTCGAGGCCGACCTGCAGGAGACGCTCACCCACGCCATGCTGCCGCCCACCTTCCCGATCAGCCTCGACGAGCTGGCATCGCTCAAGATCCTGCGCAACCTCAACGAGACCGACGTGGTGCTGATGGGCCAGAACCAGCACGATGTACGCGTGCTCAACCAGTATCATGAGCAGGTCGACCCCTCGCCCGAGCTGGTGCGGGTGCAGGTCTACCACAGCTACGCCCACCCCAAGAACGGCGTGCACGTCTACCGCATCAGCTGGCGCGGCAAATCGGTGGTCTACGCCACCGACACCGAGGGCTACATCGCCACCGACCAGCGGCTGGTGAAATTTGCCCAGGGTGCCGACGTGCTCATCCACGACGCCCAGTACCGCATGGAGGACTACGCCAACCAGCAGCGCCCACGCCAGGGCTGGGGCCACAGCACCCCCGAGATGGCCTGCGATGTGGCCCACGCCAGCCATGTGCGCCAGCTGGTGCTCTTCCACCACGACCCCAGCTACGACGACGAGACGATCGCCGAAAATGAAGAGCGCGCCCAGGCCCGCTTCCCCAACACCTGCGCGGCCCGCGAAGGGTTAGAGATCCGGATCTAG
- a CDS encoding GAF domain-containing protein, with protein sequence MTRKQLFDIEASYFYQPQMFDLAQAQTFDAAVSQAMALLDAICAPRTLQIVWLRHGYHLLGPHHTQALIMPDEAAQLALARGECVLADSSDVFLPLLGRGQLLGWIYLDIPECDTERSLALRMLASQLGPTLALHESAHQEDERVHHFRTLTETGRILSGVLDVETLLATIYTAVCQAVEAPNFYIAFYNPTYDDFELAYVMCEGERLERSYRWPASEGLAGIVIRQRAPLYTNDYMAECARRGVAPRRVSDLPIGLAWLGIPLIANDTVIGMMKVSSLRAGSFYTHDQVDLLAAIGSQAAAALSNARLFRQSTRQSQELEALNRIGRTITSSLDTEQVPSLIMEQVCTLLNVEEGSLLLADEESGDLVFAYTSGPVGNQLLGQRIPRGRGLAGYVVRTGEAVIVNNAQNDTRFYDYTDKSTGFTTKALLAVPLRGVAGIRGVIEVMNRLNGSPFTSDDRRLLEAVADQAVIALENARRFTQVDRALARRAQELSETNAQLQHNLQSLTALNALSMAITTSMRSQHEIFTMTARGVMEVSGAQGALVLLPDDTRLAPVVQLGEAAMSPMVEAVCRTAMRTGRPELVRPLEPDAPLLFAVPMRAPRRLVGMLCVFFLAISPDASDQETVVLFATQAAAAIESIELFAELRGANDLMGSILSSTREGIIMITSDRKIAHANAAIYRLTQLDSQAFQSASFDAWLTNWQRTVSYGLDEWLSLRGGLDRILHGEDRLAFGHLNAQDTQTCSLEWAVLPVHSEEGGVLLVLRDITEAREAERLRQDLTNMIVHDLRTPLSSVMAALEMMLRGIPGDLTDSQRNVLNIASTSSVQMLEMINTLLDISRLEDGRMPITLSATPIASLVKRAVQRVSMLAQERSIIIQTDIPADLPCASADGELIVRVVQNLLGNAIKFSSRGSTVLICVSSYGGGTAHPMLCVSVRDCGIGIAPKDQGRVFAKFSQVGDSRGGTGLGLPFCKLVVEAHGGTIWLESELGHGSSFFFTVPVA encoded by the coding sequence ATGACGCGAAAACAGCTCTTCGACATAGAGGCGTCATATTTCTACCAGCCGCAGATGTTTGACCTCGCCCAGGCCCAGACATTTGATGCGGCGGTCTCACAGGCGATGGCGCTGCTGGATGCGATCTGTGCGCCGCGCACCCTGCAAATTGTCTGGCTCCGCCACGGCTACCACCTGCTCGGCCCCCACCACACCCAAGCCCTGATCATGCCTGACGAGGCGGCGCAGCTGGCCCTGGCGCGCGGCGAGTGCGTGCTGGCCGATAGCTCGGATGTGTTCCTGCCGCTGCTTGGGCGCGGCCAGCTGCTCGGCTGGATCTATCTCGACATCCCTGAGTGCGATACCGAGCGCTCGCTGGCGCTGCGGATGCTGGCCAGCCAGCTTGGCCCGACCCTGGCCCTGCACGAATCGGCCCACCAGGAAGACGAGCGTGTCCACCACTTTCGCACCCTCACCGAGACCGGGCGCATCCTCAGCGGCGTGCTGGATGTCGAGACCCTGCTGGCGACCATTTACACCGCTGTATGCCAGGCGGTCGAGGCCCCCAACTTTTACATCGCCTTCTACAACCCCACCTATGATGACTTCGAGCTGGCCTATGTGATGTGTGAGGGCGAGCGCCTAGAGCGCTCCTACCGCTGGCCCGCATCCGAAGGGCTGGCCGGGATCGTCATCCGCCAGCGTGCGCCGCTCTACACCAACGACTATATGGCCGAGTGCGCCCGCCGCGGGGTTGCGCCGCGCCGCGTGAGCGATCTGCCTATCGGGCTGGCATGGCTGGGCATCCCGCTGATCGCCAACGACACGGTGATTGGCATGATGAAGGTCAGCAGCCTGCGCGCGGGCAGCTTCTACACCCACGATCAGGTGGATCTGCTGGCGGCGATCGGCAGCCAGGCGGCGGCGGCGCTCTCGAACGCGCGGCTGTTCCGCCAGAGCACGCGGCAGTCGCAGGAGCTGGAGGCGCTGAACCGCATCGGGCGCACCATCACCTCGTCGCTGGACACTGAGCAGGTGCCCTCGCTGATCATGGAGCAGGTCTGCACGCTGCTGAATGTGGAGGAAGGCTCGCTGCTGCTGGCCGATGAGGAGAGCGGCGATCTGGTGTTCGCCTACACCAGCGGGCCGGTAGGCAACCAGCTGCTAGGGCAGCGCATCCCGCGCGGGCGCGGGCTGGCGGGCTACGTGGTGCGCACCGGCGAGGCCGTGATTGTCAACAATGCCCAGAATGACACGCGCTTCTACGACTATACCGACAAGAGCACCGGCTTTACTACCAAGGCGCTGCTGGCGGTGCCGCTGCGCGGCGTGGCGGGCATACGCGGTGTGATCGAGGTGATGAACCGCCTAAACGGCTCACCGTTTACCTCCGACGACCGGCGGCTGCTGGAGGCGGTGGCCGACCAGGCGGTGATCGCGCTGGAGAACGCGCGGCGCTTCACCCAGGTGGATCGGGCGCTGGCCCGCCGCGCCCAGGAGCTTTCCGAGACCAACGCGCAGCTGCAGCACAACCTGCAGAGCCTCACCGCGCTCAACGCGCTGAGCATGGCCATCACCACATCGATGCGCAGCCAGCACGAGATCTTTACGATGACCGCGCGCGGCGTGATGGAGGTCTCGGGGGCGCAGGGCGCGCTAGTGCTGCTGCCTGATGACACGCGGCTAGCCCCGGTGGTGCAGCTTGGTGAGGCCGCCATGTCGCCCATGGTCGAGGCGGTATGCCGCACGGCTATGCGCACGGGCCGCCCCGAGCTGGTGCGCCCGCTGGAGCCAGATGCGCCGCTGCTGTTCGCCGTGCCCATGCGTGCCCCGCGTCGGCTGGTGGGCATGCTCTGCGTGTTCTTCCTGGCGATCTCGCCCGATGCCTCCGATCAAGAAACCGTGGTGCTGTTTGCCACCCAGGCCGCCGCCGCGATCGAGAGCATCGAGCTGTTTGCCGAGCTGCGCGGCGCGAACGATCTGATGGGATCAATCCTCTCCTCCACCCGCGAGGGGATCATCATGATCACTAGCGACCGCAAGATCGCCCACGCCAACGCGGCGATCTACCGGCTGACCCAGCTAGACAGCCAGGCCTTCCAGAGCGCCTCGTTTGACGCATGGCTGACCAATTGGCAGCGGACGGTTTCGTATGGGCTTGATGAGTGGCTGTCGCTGCGTGGCGGGCTGGATCGCATCCTGCACGGCGAGGACCGGCTGGCCTTTGGTCACCTGAACGCGCAGGACACCCAGACATGCTCGCTGGAGTGGGCGGTGCTGCCGGTGCACAGCGAGGAGGGCGGCGTGCTGCTGGTGCTGCGCGACATCACCGAGGCGCGCGAGGCCGAGCGGCTGCGGCAGGATCTGACCAACATGATCGTGCACGACCTGCGCACCCCGCTCTCAAGCGTGATGGCGGCGCTTGAGATGATGCTGCGTGGCATCCCCGGCGATCTGACCGACAGCCAGCGCAATGTGCTGAATATCGCCAGCACGAGCTCGGTGCAGATGCTGGAGATGATCAATACGCTGCTGGACATAAGCAGGCTTGAGGATGGCCGCATGCCGATCACGCTCAGCGCAACGCCGATCGCTAGCCTGGTCAAGCGTGCTGTCCAGCGGGTGTCGATGCTAGCGCAGGAGCGCTCGATCATCATCCAGACCGACATCCCCGCCGATCTGCCCTGCGCCAGCGCCGATGGCGAGCTGATCGTGCGCGTGGTGCAGAATCTGCTGGGCAATGCGATCAAGTTCAGCAGCCGGGGCAGCACGGTGCTGATCTGCGTGAGCAGCTACGGCGGCGGTACGGCACACCCCATGCTCTGCGTGTCGGTGCGCGACTGCGGCATCGGCATCGCGCCAAAAGACCAGGGCCGGGTCTTCGCCAAGTTCAGCCAGGTGGGCGACTCGCGTGGGGGCACGGGGCTGGGCCTGCCGTTCTGCAAGCTGGTGGTCGAGGCGCACGGCGGGACGATCTGGCTTGAGAGCGAGCTTGGCCACGGCAGCAGCTTTTTCTTCACTGTGCCAGTCGCCTAA
- a CDS encoding AAA family ATPase: MFQRIDELQTGSMFILTGQAGAGKSHLATSARRSGTLWILDTEGAAQNLSNKPGIHRRIQVLQSLSLRMLVDAMNEIKRQGKPGDTVVLDSISKVFQAMRAHAQRRAGAETDRKTGITFDEHASVNRNMQTLYTGLTELKQAGFHVILIGHLARKYRSDTEGSLMDEGLRVMADENIAYEADAILLVEREGDERSITPIIKPPRPAHLKLNKRYPATLAALYPDLAAEEPKAAGRKGDKAARKAEPAAQPLAAHEAEADDGPSVDDAPAQPAREEAQPAHTTEPPRDAAEAERRFFARYAEVIGGDTWGQVQHFLGSRSAKPTTVDGWIRVAEAVRDQARNRPSALAA, from the coding sequence ATGTTTCAGCGTATCGACGAGCTGCAGACCGGCAGCATGTTTATCCTCACCGGCCAGGCTGGCGCGGGCAAATCGCACCTGGCCACTAGCGCCCGCCGCAGCGGCACGCTCTGGATCCTCGACACCGAGGGCGCGGCGCAGAACCTCTCGAACAAGCCCGGCATCCACCGCCGCATCCAGGTGCTCCAGTCGCTCTCGCTGCGCATGCTGGTGGACGCTATGAACGAGATCAAGCGTCAGGGCAAGCCCGGCGACACTGTGGTGCTCGACTCGATCTCCAAGGTCTTCCAGGCCATGCGCGCCCACGCCCAGCGCCGCGCCGGTGCCGAGACCGACCGCAAGACTGGCATCACCTTCGACGAGCACGCATCGGTCAACCGCAACATGCAGACGCTCTACACCGGCCTCACCGAGCTAAAGCAGGCTGGCTTCCACGTCATCCTGATCGGCCACCTGGCCCGCAAATATCGCTCCGACACCGAGGGCAGCCTGATGGACGAGGGCCTGCGCGTGATGGCCGACGAGAACATCGCCTACGAGGCCGACGCCATCCTGCTGGTCGAGCGCGAGGGCGACGAGCGCTCGATCACGCCGATCATCAAGCCGCCGCGCCCGGCCCACCTGAAGCTCAACAAGCGCTACCCAGCCACCCTGGCCGCGCTCTACCCCGACCTCGCCGCCGAGGAGCCAAAGGCCGCAGGCCGCAAGGGCGACAAGGCCGCCCGCAAGGCCGAGCCAGCCGCCCAGCCGCTGGCCGCCCACGAGGCCGAGGCCGACGATGGCCCCAGCGTGGATGACGCGCCCGCCCAGCCCGCCCGCGAGGAGGCGCAGCCAGCCCACACCACCGAGCCGCCGCGCGACGCCGCCGAGGCCGAGCGCCGCTTCTTCGCCCGCTACGCCGAGGTGATCGGCGGCGACACGTGGGGCCAGGTGCAACACTTCTTGGGCAGCCGCAGCGCCAAGCCCACCACCGTGGATGGCTGGATCCGCGTGGCCGAGGCCGTGCGCGACCAGGCCCGCAACCGCCCGAGCGCGCTGGCCGCATAA
- a CDS encoding phosphodiester glycosidase family protein, which translates to MIFSRTLRWLVLVPMLCACSAASSPAPQPIPTLRPTVTAQPQPTDTTTTAADTGWVAGSHGIELRTLRAEQGSQQAQITVARLNLAQVRLRVGYSPGSPRPLLDWAKQTDALLVVNGSFFDEAFRATALLVSDSAATGQSYQGFGGMLAVAPDGQVGIQPLRDQGYDPQQPLEQALQSFPMLIFPGGVDAGVEWDAQRDRRTALALDRQGRMLIIICAQPAFSLNEFAAWLRQSDLEIDRALNLDGGSSTGLYVNADAAQAEILPFSRLPIVLYAEPRAS; encoded by the coding sequence ATGATCTTTTCCCGAACGCTCCGCTGGCTCGTGCTTGTCCCTATGCTCTGCGCGTGCAGCGCCGCCAGCAGCCCAGCGCCCCAGCCCATCCCTACGCTCCGCCCCACCGTCACCGCCCAGCCCCAGCCCACCGACACCACCACCACCGCCGCCGACACCGGCTGGGTCGCGGGCAGCCACGGCATCGAGCTGCGCACGCTGCGCGCCGAGCAGGGCAGCCAGCAGGCCCAGATCACCGTGGCGCGGCTCAACCTCGCCCAGGTGCGGCTGCGCGTGGGCTACTCGCCCGGCAGCCCCCGCCCGCTACTCGACTGGGCCAAGCAGACCGACGCGCTGCTTGTGGTGAACGGCAGCTTCTTCGACGAGGCCTTCCGGGCCACTGCCCTGCTAGTGAGCGATAGCGCGGCCACCGGCCAGAGCTACCAGGGATTCGGCGGCATGCTCGCCGTGGCCCCCGACGGGCAGGTCGGCATCCAGCCCCTGCGCGACCAGGGCTACGACCCGCAGCAGCCGCTGGAGCAGGCGCTCCAGTCCTTCCCGATGCTAATCTTCCCAGGGGGTGTGGATGCTGGGGTCGAATGGGACGCCCAGCGCGACCGCCGCACGGCGCTGGCGCTCGACCGCCAGGGCAGGATGCTGATAATCATCTGCGCCCAGCCCGCCTTCTCGCTGAACGAATTTGCCGCATGGCTGCGCCAGAGCGATCTAGAGATCGACCGCGCGCTCAACCTCGACGGCGGCTCCTCGACCGGGCTGTATGTAAACGCCGATGCCGCCCAGGCCGAGATCCTGCCCTTCAGCAGGCTGCCGATCGTGCTCTACGCCGAGCCTCGGGCCAGCTAG
- a CDS encoding ABC transporter ATP-binding protein, protein MEQAIRTEKLTKRYQRHLAVDSLDLEVYRGEIFGFLGPNGAGKTTTIGMLLGLIAPTSGRAEVLGHNIAHSPGEALHRVGAMIETPAFYPYLSGRDNLRALAMAGGLPATRADEVLAIAGLAERGRDRFRSYSLGMRQRLGIAAALLNSPDLIMLDEPTNGLDPAGQQEIRTLIKSLAADGRTILLCSHVLHDVEQVCDRVAILKDGRLRAMGRVADLLRRGHGLLVRVAGDLGQAAEHLRALPWVEAVNIEGDAMHVSAPVERAAEVTLLLASHAIGVSEIRPDHDRLEDVFLEITRQ, encoded by the coding sequence ATGGAACAAGCCATCCGAACCGAAAAACTGACCAAGCGCTACCAGCGCCATCTCGCCGTCGATAGCCTTGATCTGGAGGTCTACCGCGGCGAGATTTTTGGTTTTCTTGGCCCAAACGGCGCGGGCAAGACCACCACCATCGGCATGCTGCTGGGGCTGATCGCGCCCACCAGCGGGCGGGCCGAGGTGCTAGGCCACAACATCGCGCACAGCCCCGGCGAGGCGCTGCACCGCGTGGGCGCGATGATCGAGACCCCGGCGTTCTACCCCTACCTCTCGGGCCGCGACAACCTGCGCGCGCTGGCCATGGCTGGCGGCCTGCCCGCCACGCGGGCGGATGAGGTGCTGGCCATCGCGGGGCTGGCCGAGCGCGGCAGGGACCGCTTCCGCTCCTACTCGCTGGGTATGCGCCAGCGCCTGGGCATCGCCGCCGCCCTGCTGAACAGCCCCGACCTGATCATGCTGGACGAGCCGACCAATGGCCTGGACCCGGCGGGCCAGCAGGAGATCCGCACCCTGATCAAGAGCCTGGCCGCCGATGGCCGCACCATCCTGCTGTGCAGCCATGTGCTGCACGATGTCGAGCAGGTCTGCGATCGCGTGGCCATCCTGAAGGATGGGCGGCTGCGGGCCATGGGCCGCGTGGCCGACCTGCTGCGGCGCGGCCATGGGCTGCTGGTGCGGGTGGCGGGTGATCTGGGGCAGGCCGCCGAGCACCTGCGCGCGCTGCCATGGGTTGAGGCGGTCAATATCGAAGGTGACGCCATGCACGTGAGCGCGCCGGTGGAGCGCGCCGCCGAGGTGACGCTGCTGCTGGCCAGCCACGCTATCGGCGTGTCCGAGATCCGGCCAGATCACGACCGGCTTGAGGATGTGTTCCTAGAGATTACGCGGCAGTAG